From a single Equus asinus isolate D_3611 breed Donkey chromosome 2, EquAss-T2T_v2, whole genome shotgun sequence genomic region:
- the LOC106835178 gene encoding olfactory receptor 4K15-like — protein MEEANQSVVSEFIFRGLCNSRELQTFLLMPFSILYMMTVVGNLLVVSLIITDPHLHSPMYFLLANLSFVDFCLSSVTTPKLTTDFLTENKTISFGGCMSQILCVHIFAGGEMVLLVSMAYDRYVAICKPLRYFSIMNRQKCILLVLISWIIGFVHAMSQLAMILELPFCGPRIVDSFFCDIPLVIKLACMDTHTLGILINADSGVLATSCFILLLISYTYILVTVRRHSKDGASKALSTCTSHITVVVLFFGPCIFIYLWPLSVTSVDKFLAVFYTVITPLLNPAIYTLRNKEIKNAIKRLVNQNVDSRDNF, from the coding sequence ATGGAAGAAGCAAACCAATCTGTGGTGTCTGAGTTTATTTTTCGTGGGCTTTGTAATTCAAGGGAGCTCCAGACCTTCCTTTTAATGCCATTTTCTATACTCTACATGATGACTGTTGTGGGCAACCTCCTTGTTGTGTCATTAATCATCACTGACCCTCATCTCCATTCCCCAATGTACTTCCTCTTAGCCAATCTCTCATTTGTTGACTTCTGCCTTTCCTCAGTAACCACCCCTAAACTGACCACAGACTTCCTCACGGAAAATAAGACCATCTCTTTTGGGGGCTGCATGAGCCAGATCCTCTGTGTGCATATCTTTGCAGGGGGTGAGATGGTGCTGCTTGTGTCAATGGcttatgaccgctatgtggccatttgCAAGCCACTCCGTTACTTCAGCATCATGAACAGACAAAAGTGCATCCTGCTGGTTTTGATATCTTGGATCATTGGCTTTGTGCATGCCATGAGTCAACTGGCTATGATTTTAGAGCTGCCCTTCTGTGGACCCAGAATAGTGGACAGCTTTTTTTGTGATATCCCTTTGGTGATCAAACTGGCCTGCATGGATACTCATACTCTGGGGATATTGATAAATGCCGACAGTGGGGTCTTGGCAACAAGTTGCTTCATTCTCTTGCTGATCTCCTACACCTATATCCTAGTAACTGTCCGCCGTCACTCTAAGGATGGGGCTTCTAAGGCTCTCTCCACCTGTACTTCCCACATCACAGTGGTGGTGCTCTTCTTTGGGCCCTGCATCTTCATCTATTTGTGGCCGCTCAGTGTCACTTCGGTGGACAAGTTTCTTGCTGTGTTTTACACAGTGATCACACCTCTCCTGAATCCAGCCATTTATACACtgagaaataaagagattaaGAATGCCATAAAGAGACTGGTAAATCAAAATGTGGATTCAAGGGATAATTTTTAG